A window of Primulina huaijiensis isolate GDHJ02 chromosome 9, ASM1229523v2, whole genome shotgun sequence contains these coding sequences:
- the LOC140984987 gene encoding uncharacterized protein, which translates to MSNHSHNDPPSIPLHLCFFLSILFAFMGMTWYANYESIFEGFFDQLKLVLMVSPLLLLLAVHLLARLEKSSWFLLASPEQDAIHRAGSTPWGVGMLLVFLFFMISYHSDVRERWFPLLS; encoded by the coding sequence ATGTCGAATCACAGCCACAACGACCCCCCCTCGATCCCCCTCCACCTCTGTTTCTTCCTCTCGATTCTCTTCGCGTTCATGGGCATGACCTGGTACGCCAACTACGAATCCATCTTCGAGGGCTTCTTCGACCAGCTGAAGCTCGTCCTCATGGTGTCCCCGCTACTGTTGCTCCTCGCCGTCCACTTGTTGGCGAGGTTGGAGAAGTCGAGCTGGTTCCTCTTGGCTTCGCCGGAGCAGGACGCCATCCACAGGGCGGGGAGCACGCCGTGGGGAGTAGGGATGCTGCTCGTGTTCCTTTTCTTCATGATTTCTTACCACTCCGACGTCCGAGAACGATGGTTCCCCCTGCTCAGTTAG